A region from the Lentimonas sp. CC4 genome encodes:
- the panD gene encoding aspartate 1-decarboxylase, translated as MQVTLLKSKLLRAEVTDSALHYEGSLAIDSALMDQIGLVAYEKILVANIANGERFETYAIEAPKGSHTISLNGAAAHKGELGDLLVIMSFAQFEAEEAKAWKPKVLVLADGNKRVVRADNVLIAEDVFYDC; from the coding sequence ATGCAAGTTACGCTCCTCAAGTCTAAGCTGCTCCGTGCAGAAGTTACTGACAGTGCCCTCCATTACGAGGGTAGTCTGGCGATCGATTCCGCATTGATGGATCAGATCGGCCTCGTTGCCTACGAAAAGATCCTCGTCGCAAATATCGCCAATGGCGAGCGCTTCGAGACTTACGCGATCGAGGCTCCCAAGGGTTCACATACCATTTCTCTGAATGGCGCCGCTGCGCACAAGGGCGAACTCGGTGATTTATTGGTGATCATGTCCTTCGCTCAGTTCGAGGCAGAAGAGGCGAAAGCCTGGAAGCCCAAGGTGCTGGTGCTGGCAGATGGCAACAAGCGCGTGGTGCGTGCGGACAATGTTCTCATTGCTGAGGACGTCTTCTACGACTGCTAG
- a CDS encoding outer membrane protein transport protein, producing MNLNQRLLLLTSLSLATSLASHAAATRIAYIDAFATARGNAFTATADNASAVFYNGAGLTQLEGTQIHGSVFAISLGYSADTMSGNDDMDDDFQAVPSFFVSHKFEETPFAAGFGVYAPFALGTDWGKDAKFAVDPFVPYKADLTYTKYHAVFAWQITETLSVSAGASYDDTDVKIKTNALTFDSNDDTVGFSLSALWQPSEKHSFGLNYQAKTDVTYDGKTTLQPAIFGPYAGKFKTKADLTFPESIVFGYSYRPTEQWNIEFNVDWTNWDRVNDLTIEGLPDDLGELSYELNWESSFIWELGVTRYFDNGWNVSAGYTYIESAVPSQELLPIVPDSDRHAFAAGVGRDYGNVYWQLTYQYIYASDRGVSGNNFPTVDGDYDLDSQAVAFSVGYRF from the coding sequence ATGAATCTGAATCAACGACTCCTGTTACTCACAAGCCTCAGCCTAGCAACCTCACTCGCTTCCCACGCAGCGGCAACGCGCATCGCCTACATCGACGCATTCGCAACCGCCCGCGGCAATGCCTTTACTGCCACAGCAGACAACGCCTCCGCAGTCTTCTATAACGGCGCAGGTCTCACACAACTCGAAGGCACACAGATCCACGGCAGCGTCTTTGCCATCTCTCTCGGCTACAGTGCGGATACGATGAGCGGCAACGACGACATGGACGATGACTTCCAAGCCGTCCCGAGCTTTTTCGTTAGCCACAAGTTTGAAGAGACTCCTTTCGCCGCAGGCTTTGGCGTCTATGCACCCTTCGCACTCGGCACGGACTGGGGGAAAGATGCGAAATTCGCCGTCGATCCCTTCGTTCCCTACAAAGCAGACCTCACGTATACCAAATATCATGCCGTCTTCGCATGGCAGATCACCGAAACACTTTCGGTATCAGCGGGAGCCAGCTACGACGACACTGACGTAAAAATCAAAACGAACGCACTCACATTTGATTCAAATGACGACACCGTAGGGTTCTCACTATCAGCCCTCTGGCAACCCTCCGAGAAACACTCCTTCGGCCTGAACTATCAAGCCAAGACAGACGTCACCTATGATGGAAAAACAACCCTTCAGCCTGCAATCTTCGGCCCATACGCTGGAAAATTCAAAACCAAGGCGGATCTCACCTTTCCTGAATCCATCGTATTCGGCTACTCCTACCGCCCCACTGAGCAATGGAATATCGAGTTCAATGTGGATTGGACGAACTGGGATCGTGTCAATGACCTCACCATCGAAGGCCTGCCAGACGATCTAGGAGAACTATCCTATGAACTCAACTGGGAATCCTCATTCATATGGGAGCTCGGCGTCACTCGCTACTTCGACAACGGCTGGAACGTCAGCGCCGGTTACACCTACATCGAAAGCGCAGTGCCATCACAAGAGTTACTGCCAATCGTCCCTGATTCTGACCGCCATGCCTTTGCTGCTGGAGTCGGACGGGACTATGGAAATGTCTACTGGCAACTGACCTATCAGTATATCTATGCATCCGATCGTGGAGTCAGCGGCAACAACTTCCCAACAGTCGATGGCGACTACGACCTAGACAGCCAAGCCGTTGCCTTCTCGGTGGGCTATCGCTTCTAA
- a CDS encoding NAD(P)H-dependent glycerol-3-phosphate dehydrogenase: protein MKAFVIGNGGWGTALGMVLASNGNEVTIWGPFEEELKGIRETGENATYLPGVKVPSEIQWTSNPADVSDADLVVVVTPSRFYRSSLEAIKPHLPDSALIVSATKGLDESTHQRMSEVAYDVLGRKVAILSGPSHAEEVARGVPTAVTIASEHAAQIQQAFMGKTFRVYTSDDPLGVEIGGTLKNVIAVAAGILDGMELGDNTKAALMTRGLAEITRLGVCLGAKPETFSGLSGIGDLIVTCASRHSRNRSVGERLGKGETLEQIMGGMKQVAEGIWNAKAARDLAAEHNIEMPITEEVCKIVEEGKDPRQALTDLMSRDPRAE from the coding sequence ATGAAAGCATTTGTAATCGGTAATGGAGGATGGGGCACCGCGCTCGGCATGGTGCTCGCAAGCAACGGCAATGAGGTGACCATTTGGGGGCCTTTCGAAGAAGAACTGAAAGGCATCCGCGAGACTGGTGAAAACGCCACCTACTTGCCCGGTGTTAAAGTTCCGAGCGAAATCCAATGGACCTCCAATCCAGCAGACGTCAGCGATGCCGACCTCGTGGTCGTCGTCACTCCCTCACGCTTCTACCGCTCCTCGCTTGAAGCAATCAAGCCTCACCTACCAGACAGCGCCTTGATCGTCAGTGCAACCAAGGGACTCGACGAATCCACGCACCAACGCATGAGCGAAGTGGCCTACGATGTCTTAGGCCGCAAGGTTGCCATCCTCTCTGGCCCATCCCACGCCGAAGAAGTGGCACGCGGCGTGCCGACTGCCGTCACAATTGCCAGCGAACACGCGGCGCAAATCCAACAAGCCTTCATGGGCAAAACGTTCCGCGTCTATACCTCCGACGACCCACTGGGCGTCGAAATCGGAGGCACCCTTAAAAACGTGATCGCAGTGGCCGCAGGTATCCTCGACGGCATGGAGCTCGGCGACAACACCAAGGCAGCACTCATGACCCGCGGCCTCGCAGAAATCACGCGCCTCGGCGTGTGCCTCGGCGCCAAGCCAGAAACCTTTTCAGGGCTCAGCGGTATCGGTGATCTGATCGTGACCTGCGCCAGTCGCCACAGCCGCAATCGTTCCGTCGGCGAACGACTCGGCAAAGGCGAAACACTCGAACAAATCATGGGTGGCATGAAGCAAGTCGCCGAAGGCATTTGGAATGCCAAAGCCGCACGCGACCTCGCAGCAGAGCATAACATCGAAATGCCGATCACCGAAGAAGTCTGCAAGATCGTCGAAGAAGGCAAAGATCCACGTCAGGCACTGACAGATTTGATGTCGCGCGATCCCAGAGCGGAATAG
- a CDS encoding uracil-DNA glycosylase family protein, producing MSNSITEAALAAARELSAGVDALNFAEPTTHVYNSLEYAWAGHESYLKQRAHSKKKVIFMGMNPGPFGMAQTGVPFGEIALVRDWVGVNEPISKPANEHPKRLIEGFECQRSEVSGRRLWGLFEERFESADAFFADHFVANYCPLVFMEVTGRNRTPDKLPAAEVAALYSLCDTHLRALVDALQPEWVIGVGAFAEGRAKIALKGYDVQVGRVLHPSPASPAANRGWGEQATKQLEALGVW from the coding sequence ATGTCTAATTCGATCACTGAAGCCGCGCTTGCGGCGGCGCGTGAGTTGTCCGCGGGAGTGGATGCCTTGAATTTCGCTGAGCCGACGACGCATGTCTATAATTCGTTGGAGTATGCATGGGCAGGGCATGAGAGTTATTTGAAGCAACGCGCGCATTCGAAGAAGAAAGTGATCTTTATGGGGATGAACCCTGGGCCTTTCGGCATGGCGCAAACAGGGGTGCCCTTCGGAGAGATTGCGTTGGTGCGTGATTGGGTGGGAGTGAATGAGCCGATTTCAAAACCTGCGAATGAACATCCGAAACGATTGATCGAAGGTTTTGAGTGTCAGCGCAGTGAAGTCAGCGGGCGTCGATTGTGGGGCTTGTTTGAGGAGCGCTTCGAATCGGCCGATGCGTTTTTTGCAGATCACTTCGTGGCGAATTATTGCCCATTAGTTTTTATGGAAGTGACGGGGCGTAATCGCACTCCAGATAAGTTGCCAGCAGCGGAGGTGGCTGCCTTGTATTCACTTTGTGATACACATTTGCGTGCGCTCGTGGACGCCTTGCAACCTGAATGGGTGATAGGCGTGGGGGCCTTTGCAGAAGGTCGTGCGAAGATCGCGTTGAAAGGCTACGACGTGCAAGTCGGGCGTGTGTTACATCCGAGCCCCGCAAGCCCCGCCGCGAATCGAGGGTGGGGCGAGCAAGCAACCAAGCAGCTCGAAGCGCTGGGTGTTTGGTAG
- a CDS encoding SelT/SelW/SelH family protein, which translates to MKPSVEIEYCPGCRWLLRAGWTAQELLTTFESELGAVTLRPSDIGGTFRVTVDATVVWNRKDEGRFPEMKELKQRIRDEIAPERDLGHSDVGGKSSDV; encoded by the coding sequence ATGAAACCAAGTGTTGAAATCGAATATTGCCCAGGCTGCCGCTGGTTGTTGCGCGCGGGTTGGACTGCGCAGGAATTGTTAACCACGTTTGAATCCGAGCTCGGCGCGGTGACGCTAAGGCCATCGGATATCGGTGGCACGTTTCGAGTGACGGTGGATGCAACCGTCGTTTGGAATCGAAAAGACGAAGGGCGCTTTCCTGAAATGAAGGAGCTGAAGCAGCGGATTCGTGATGAGATTGCACCAGAGCGTGACCTCGGCCATAGCGATGTGGGCGGGAAGTCGAGCGATGTCTAA
- the folK gene encoding 2-amino-4-hydroxy-6-hydroxymethyldihydropteridine diphosphokinase, with the protein MPLTRAYLALGSNVGERLEQMRAALRMLDAANDVSVLRASSVYQNRAIGMGDAEPFLNAVIEVSTSRSAEDLLDLCLLVENQLGRVRSGSWAPRTIDVDVLIYGEAEIESERLQLPHPRIAERDFVLKPLSDINPDLLIRGRSVDALLNALPLVELELYAGTLLNPNS; encoded by the coding sequence ATGCCGCTAACGAGGGCTTATCTGGCACTCGGCAGTAATGTCGGCGAACGCCTCGAACAGATGCGCGCGGCATTGCGGATGCTGGATGCGGCGAACGATGTTTCGGTGCTGCGGGCGAGTTCGGTATATCAGAATCGAGCGATTGGTATGGGCGACGCGGAACCGTTTTTGAATGCGGTGATTGAGGTGTCGACCAGTCGCTCTGCGGAGGACTTGTTGGATCTATGCTTGTTGGTTGAAAATCAACTGGGTCGTGTGCGCTCTGGTAGTTGGGCACCGCGAACGATTGATGTCGACGTGCTGATCTACGGTGAGGCAGAGATCGAAAGCGAACGCTTGCAGCTACCGCATCCACGTATTGCTGAGCGCGACTTTGTGTTAAAGCCGCTCTCTGATATTAACCCCGATTTGTTGATTCGGGGTCGTTCAGTTGACGCACTGTTAAATGCGTTGCCGCTGGTTGAACTGGAACTCTATGCCGGCACTCTTCTAAATCCTAACTCCTAA
- the folB gene encoding dihydroneopterin aldolase codes for MNKTKIELKDLAFFARHGVLTEEAKLGQRFKVDVLLTLVDGLEFEDDTPEQTVNYVEVYDVVKEIFTGFRFNLIERAAEVIATEILERFDKAVEVTVKVKKPAVPVDCICDYFAAEVTRCR; via the coding sequence ATGAATAAGACAAAAATCGAATTAAAGGACTTGGCTTTTTTTGCGCGTCACGGCGTGCTCACTGAAGAGGCGAAGCTGGGGCAACGCTTTAAAGTCGATGTGTTGTTGACCTTGGTTGATGGGCTTGAGTTTGAAGACGACACGCCAGAGCAGACCGTCAACTACGTTGAAGTGTATGACGTGGTGAAGGAGATCTTTACAGGCTTTCGTTTCAATCTGATCGAGCGTGCGGCGGAAGTGATTGCGACTGAGATTTTAGAGCGCTTTGACAAGGCCGTCGAAGTGACGGTCAAAGTAAAGAAGCCTGCTGTGCCGGTGGATTGCATTTGTGATTATTTTGCAGCGGAGGTCACCCGATGCCGCTAA
- the folP gene encoding dihydropteroate synthase — MHKHKSYFTKRRTLELGQQTYLAGILNLTPDSFSDGGEFVDLDRAIERFHQMVQQGAAIIDIGGESTRPGHQPVAIAEEIARVVPFIEKIRPHTGALISIDTSKSDVAEAALLAGADIVNDVWGAQRDPQMAEVIGRHNAACILMHNRSIEDEESGDVIEAICAFFDQSIQLVRAAGVREDAIMLDPGLGFGKTFEENWEIMRRLSELCALGYPLLLGASRKSMIAKLLNLTDPKARLSGSLATTALAVQAGVDFIRVHDVREHRECAQVMDHCLRYE, encoded by the coding sequence ATGCATAAACATAAATCATATTTTACAAAGCGTCGAACCTTGGAGTTGGGACAGCAAACTTACCTTGCAGGTATTTTGAACCTGACGCCTGATTCGTTTTCAGATGGTGGAGAGTTTGTGGATTTAGACCGTGCGATCGAGCGCTTTCATCAAATGGTGCAGCAGGGGGCAGCAATTATTGATATCGGTGGTGAGTCGACGCGGCCGGGGCATCAGCCGGTTGCGATTGCTGAAGAGATCGCCCGTGTGGTGCCTTTTATTGAAAAGATACGTCCGCACACCGGGGCGCTGATTTCAATTGATACGTCAAAAAGTGATGTGGCGGAGGCGGCTTTGCTGGCCGGTGCCGATATTGTGAATGATGTCTGGGGCGCGCAGCGTGATCCTCAGATGGCTGAGGTGATCGGGCGTCATAACGCGGCTTGTATCCTGATGCATAACCGTTCTATCGAAGATGAGGAGTCGGGGGATGTGATTGAGGCGATTTGTGCGTTCTTTGATCAATCGATTCAATTAGTGCGCGCTGCAGGCGTGCGTGAGGATGCGATCATGTTGGATCCCGGCTTGGGCTTTGGAAAAACTTTTGAAGAGAATTGGGAGATTATGCGTCGCTTGTCTGAACTCTGTGCTTTGGGCTATCCACTCTTACTGGGGGCGTCGCGTAAGTCGATGATCGCAAAGTTGCTGAACTTAACGGACCCGAAGGCGCGCTTGAGTGGTAGCCTCGCAACTACGGCGTTGGCTGTGCAAGCTGGAGTTGATTTTATTCGTGTGCACGATGTGCGCGAGCATCGTGAGTGTGCACAAGTGATGGATCATTGTTTACGTTATGAATAA
- a CDS encoding aminotransferase class IV, with protein MSDIIILNSGDSVSLDPTQSGFAHGFGIFETLKLAESQLCFWEEHWQRFVKSAKALSLHLEFTEPEVLAAIRELVRADGLKDAVIKVSLVQACEGSQCYVYARPAMMTSGAARLLFASDSKQNEHSLLAGHKTHNYMENMMLLASARSAGCTDVVRVNAAGQLTETAVGNLFFVQGDTLYTPGLATGILPGVVRAVVLEAAEILGIPVAEGAYFPDALNLMESAFVTNSSVGIQPVDTIMMGDAQREVNSSSHPMVLDLIEALAAVEAGSSLEISNA; from the coding sequence ATGTCAGACATCATAATACTTAATTCAGGAGACTCTGTTTCGCTAGATCCGACGCAGTCCGGCTTTGCGCATGGCTTTGGAATTTTCGAGACACTTAAACTTGCGGAATCACAGCTCTGTTTCTGGGAGGAGCACTGGCAGCGTTTTGTGAAGTCTGCAAAAGCGTTGAGTTTGCACCTTGAGTTTACCGAACCTGAGGTGCTCGCCGCGATTCGAGAGTTGGTGCGAGCGGATGGATTAAAGGATGCTGTGATTAAGGTGTCGCTCGTGCAGGCGTGCGAAGGCTCGCAGTGCTACGTGTATGCGCGACCTGCGATGATGACGAGTGGTGCTGCGCGTTTGCTCTTTGCATCCGACTCGAAGCAGAACGAGCACTCTTTACTCGCAGGGCATAAGACCCACAATTATATGGAGAATATGATGCTCTTGGCGTCGGCTCGTTCGGCAGGTTGCACCGATGTGGTGCGTGTGAATGCTGCAGGGCAATTAACAGAGACCGCCGTGGGGAATTTATTTTTTGTTCAAGGCGATACCTTATACACTCCAGGCCTAGCCACTGGTATACTGCCAGGCGTCGTGCGTGCCGTGGTGTTGGAGGCTGCGGAGATTTTAGGGATTCCGGTAGCCGAAGGTGCGTATTTTCCAGATGCGTTGAATCTGATGGAGTCGGCGTTTGTTACGAACTCGTCAGTTGGTATTCAACCTGTGGATACAATTATGATGGGAGATGCTCAGCGTGAAGTGAATAGTTCTTCGCATCCGATGGTCTTGGACTTGATCGAGGCGTTGGCGGCGGTTGAGGCGGGGAGCTCATTGGAGATTTCGAATGCATAA
- the pabB gene encoding aminodeoxychorismate synthase component I has translation MKIVAVQNPPNVDALIERFGSRELPFVLDSSRSNDGLGQWSFFGANPFLVFSGKDGEYVERPTLNAQRRTLNGDGLQLLRALMAGYVLENESGIPFVGGAVGFLAYDYGRQIEALPEQTVDDRGLPDMHFGFYDGIAALNHQTGELSLIALGIRADEDLVLAELQAIITDASMSTNSPPPQHGGWEWNIERGAYLQAVERVRSYIASGDVYQVNLSQRAKCRYEGCPIQLYQALRAGNPAPYSALIRSDAFTVLSTSPEQFLRKQGRLIETRPIKGTRPRGASEEENARNAEALRRSEKDRAELLMIVDLERNDLGRVAEFGSVHVEHLYRQEHYARVIHQTAQVKATLAEGKDVFDCIHALFPGGSITGAPKVRAMEVIEEIESTRRGVYTGSVGYIGFDGNAELNIAIRSLHLKDGYLDYQVGGGIVWDSEPESEYQETLDKGRAIRETVDALCQTS, from the coding sequence ATGAAGATCGTTGCTGTGCAGAATCCGCCGAATGTGGATGCGTTGATTGAACGCTTCGGTTCGAGGGAACTTCCGTTTGTGCTGGATAGTTCGCGTTCGAATGACGGCTTGGGGCAATGGAGCTTTTTTGGTGCAAACCCATTCTTGGTCTTTTCGGGGAAGGATGGAGAGTATGTTGAACGTCCAACATTGAACGCCCAACGTCGAACGTTGAATGGAGATGGACTGCAGCTTTTGCGTGCGTTGATGGCGGGCTATGTGCTTGAGAATGAAAGTGGCATCCCGTTTGTGGGAGGCGCTGTCGGTTTTCTAGCGTATGATTATGGTCGTCAGATCGAAGCGTTGCCGGAGCAAACAGTGGATGATCGCGGGCTGCCAGATATGCACTTTGGTTTTTATGATGGGATTGCAGCATTGAACCATCAGACAGGGGAGCTGAGTCTGATCGCGCTCGGGATACGCGCGGATGAGGATCTGGTGTTGGCTGAACTGCAGGCGATTATTACGGATGCATCGATGTCAACCAATTCGCCTCCACCACAACATGGGGGCTGGGAGTGGAATATTGAGCGGGGTGCTTATTTGCAGGCGGTCGAGCGTGTGCGCAGTTACATTGCCAGTGGTGACGTCTATCAGGTCAATCTATCGCAACGCGCGAAGTGTCGTTACGAGGGCTGCCCGATACAGTTGTATCAAGCACTACGAGCGGGGAACCCCGCGCCGTATAGTGCGTTGATTCGATCGGATGCTTTTACGGTGTTGTCGACTTCTCCCGAGCAATTTCTGCGTAAGCAGGGGCGGCTGATTGAAACGCGCCCAATCAAAGGCACGCGCCCTAGGGGTGCGTCTGAAGAGGAGAATGCGCGCAACGCGGAGGCTTTGCGCAGGTCGGAGAAAGACCGTGCGGAGTTGCTGATGATTGTGGATTTAGAGCGCAATGACCTTGGCCGTGTGGCTGAGTTTGGCAGTGTGCATGTGGAGCACTTGTATCGACAGGAGCACTACGCGCGAGTGATTCACCAGACGGCGCAGGTCAAAGCCACTTTAGCCGAAGGTAAGGATGTGTTTGATTGTATTCATGCGCTGTTTCCAGGTGGCTCAATTACCGGAGCGCCGAAAGTGCGAGCGATGGAAGTCATCGAAGAGATCGAATCCACTCGGCGTGGTGTCTATACCGGCTCGGTCGGTTACATTGGGTTCGATGGCAATGCCGAGCTCAATATCGCGATCCGTAGCTTGCACCTTAAAGATGGCTATTTAGATTATCAAGTGGGTGGCGGGATCGTTTGGGATTCTGAGCCTGAAAGTGAATATCAAGAAACACTCGATAAAGGCCGTGCGATTCGTGAAACTGTGGATGCTTTATGTCAGACATCATAA